Proteins found in one Actinokineospora alba genomic segment:
- a CDS encoding YeeE/YedE family protein, which translates to MSAPTKSSFPTSRPAPIAPEPDPVRAIPLATALLLAAILSTYVWTTFGPKSGTLLILGLGLGITLFHSRFGFTSAWRQLIAVGNGQGLRAHTLLLGTAATLIALIVVTSSGPTPKGGPIGLALFAGAVLFAIGMQLGGACASGTLFAVGAGQSAIVLTLGGFIAGSVAYTWAFPIFDGWPQLAPVVLADHVGWLGSWLITVAALAAIVAVTQVVQKRRTPPPVDSVPTAKGLARIVRGSWPMLVGAAVLGTLAAAVFLVSGGIWGVTFAFALWGAKLLQALGLHPELWEFWQSASNAKALAAPIWVDKTSLTNIGIMIGAAIAAAAAGVWRIHRRIPWRTALAAVLGGILMGVGARLAGGCNIGAYLGGISVGSLHGWLWGVFALGGTWIGLALRPVFGLANPKPADSAC; encoded by the coding sequence GTGTCGGCGCCCACCAAATCAAGTTTCCCGACCTCACGACCCGCCCCCATCGCCCCCGAGCCGGACCCAGTGCGAGCGATTCCCCTGGCAACAGCACTGCTGCTGGCGGCAATCCTGAGCACCTACGTCTGGACAACCTTCGGCCCCAAATCCGGCACCCTCCTCATCCTCGGCCTAGGACTGGGAATCACCCTCTTCCACTCCCGCTTCGGCTTCACCTCGGCTTGGCGCCAACTGATCGCGGTAGGCAACGGCCAGGGCCTACGAGCCCACACCCTCCTGCTAGGCACAGCAGCGACCCTGATCGCCCTGATCGTCGTCACCAGCTCAGGCCCCACCCCCAAAGGCGGCCCCATCGGCTTGGCGCTCTTCGCCGGAGCGGTCCTCTTCGCCATCGGCATGCAACTCGGCGGCGCCTGCGCCTCCGGCACCCTCTTCGCCGTGGGCGCAGGCCAGTCGGCGATCGTGCTCACCCTGGGCGGTTTCATCGCCGGATCGGTCGCCTACACGTGGGCATTCCCGATCTTCGACGGCTGGCCCCAGCTGGCCCCGGTCGTCCTCGCCGACCACGTCGGCTGGCTCGGCTCCTGGCTGATCACCGTGGCCGCCCTCGCCGCGATCGTCGCGGTCACCCAAGTCGTCCAGAAACGACGCACCCCTCCCCCAGTCGACAGCGTCCCCACCGCGAAAGGCCTCGCCCGGATAGTTCGTGGCTCCTGGCCGATGCTCGTCGGCGCCGCCGTCCTAGGCACGCTCGCCGCCGCGGTCTTCCTCGTCTCAGGCGGGATCTGGGGTGTCACGTTCGCCTTCGCCCTCTGGGGCGCCAAGCTCCTGCAGGCACTCGGCCTGCACCCGGAACTGTGGGAGTTCTGGCAGAGCGCGAGCAACGCCAAGGCGCTGGCCGCGCCGATCTGGGTCGACAAGACCAGCCTCACCAACATCGGCATCATGATCGGCGCCGCCATCGCCGCCGCCGCGGCCGGTGTGTGGCGGATCCACCGCCGCATCCCCTGGCGCACGGCCCTCGCGGCGGTCCTCGGCGGCATCCTCATGGGCGTCGGCGCCCGGCTGGCGGGCGGCTGCAACATCGGCGCCTACCTGGGCGGCATCTCCGTGGGCAGCCTGCACGGCTGGCTGTGGG
- a CDS encoding serine/threonine-protein kinase, producing the protein MEHPHGGLVAEASAWPVALRLALLLVTAFVAGVGLVQPRATGRVWILTALLAAVSAVLAGLSVFVTDVAVLGAVAHAVLVALVPALLGRPAARWASAAVVLLLVIETAMGRSGVEFAADTVYVAAAVAWFGLAVHALAGSAPGRRGQLALTLGGILVLAGAARLGTSGVAFDRRVHTSGYGLALVAVVALPLLVTVLAALPRGTDRAFRLGTAGIVAAFVAWSSLVAIPRPADLPIAGVPVLAEAALGEAKVPVLISPHRPGRNLVHFPASAGNRLEVRVADGPAVPATPRAGAEGTWAEVDLPSGVGEVSVVSGGDSDTVEVDPGTDAGPTQAAGVDGPECASAALGGLLAGRREQLTRCPSDVLSTEDETALRKLVGFLGSRGVTGLTIRGDDSPRASQAAEAVRSAAAEAGLRIDPEPLPDNALVVVAGWSTAAAALTTAAAQQADAPVFGYGLYLAPWLLNTPLATSVTTVSAPLRFDPREQLPVSYAIAVGNGFGGENPTVAGFDAWLGNRKVTGEVQIFAAAQVTVMPMGPGEVHTPGMPMSEELAGQWVPKATIVPVSAVLLG; encoded by the coding sequence ATGGAGCATCCCCATGGCGGTCTCGTGGCGGAGGCCTCGGCGTGGCCGGTCGCACTGCGGCTGGCGCTGCTGCTGGTCACCGCGTTCGTCGCCGGTGTCGGCCTGGTCCAGCCGCGGGCGACCGGGCGGGTCTGGATCCTGACCGCCCTGCTGGCGGCGGTGTCCGCCGTGCTCGCGGGTCTGTCGGTGTTCGTCACCGACGTCGCCGTCCTCGGCGCGGTGGCCCACGCGGTGCTCGTCGCGCTGGTGCCTGCGCTGCTGGGCAGGCCCGCCGCGCGGTGGGCGTCGGCCGCGGTCGTGCTGCTGCTGGTGATCGAGACCGCCATGGGGCGCTCGGGCGTCGAGTTCGCCGCGGACACCGTCTACGTGGCCGCCGCGGTCGCGTGGTTCGGCCTCGCGGTGCACGCCCTGGCCGGGTCCGCGCCGGGCAGGCGAGGACAACTCGCGCTGACACTCGGCGGCATTCTGGTGCTCGCGGGCGCGGCCCGGCTCGGCACCTCCGGCGTCGCGTTCGACCGGCGCGTCCACACCAGCGGCTACGGGCTGGCCTTGGTCGCGGTGGTGGCGCTGCCGCTGCTGGTGACCGTGCTCGCGGCACTGCCTCGGGGCACGGACCGCGCGTTTCGGCTCGGCACGGCGGGAATCGTCGCGGCGTTCGTGGCGTGGAGTTCGCTGGTCGCGATCCCGCGGCCCGCGGACCTGCCCATCGCGGGCGTCCCCGTTCTCGCCGAGGCCGCCCTCGGTGAGGCGAAGGTGCCGGTGCTGATCAGTCCGCACCGGCCCGGTCGCAACCTGGTGCACTTCCCGGCGAGTGCGGGCAACCGCCTGGAAGTGCGGGTCGCGGACGGTCCGGCGGTGCCCGCCACCCCCAGGGCTGGCGCCGAGGGCACGTGGGCCGAGGTCGACCTCCCCTCGGGAGTCGGCGAGGTCTCCGTCGTCTCCGGGGGCGACAGCGACACCGTCGAGGTCGACCCAGGCACCGACGCCGGCCCGACCCAAGCGGCCGGAGTCGACGGCCCCGAGTGCGCGAGCGCCGCACTCGGCGGTCTGCTCGCGGGGCGCCGGGAGCAACTGACGAGGTGCCCGTCGGATGTTCTGTCCACAGAGGATGAGACGGCGCTGCGCAAACTAGTCGGCTTTCTCGGCTCGCGCGGCGTCACCGGCCTCACGATCCGCGGCGACGACTCACCCCGCGCGAGCCAGGCGGCCGAGGCGGTCAGGTCAGCAGCAGCTGAGGCAGGTCTGCGGATCGACCCGGAACCGTTGCCGGACAACGCGTTGGTGGTCGTGGCCGGGTGGTCGACGGCCGCGGCGGCATTGACCACGGCCGCCGCCCAGCAGGCCGATGCCCCGGTCTTCGGCTACGGCCTGTACCTGGCGCCGTGGCTGTTGAACACCCCGCTGGCCACCTCGGTCACCACCGTGTCCGCACCATTGCGATTCGACCCGCGCGAGCAACTGCCGGTCAGTTACGCGATAGCGGTGGGCAACGGCTTCGGCGGCGAAAACCCCACGGTCGCTGGATTCGACGCCTGGCTGGGCAACCGAAAGGTCACCGGTGAAGTCCAGATCTTCGCCGCCGCCCAGGTGACCGTGATGCCGATGGGCCCGGGTGAAGTCCACACACCTGGGATGCCGATGTCGGAGGAACTCGCGGGCCAGTGGGTTCCGAAGGCCACGATCGTGCCGGTCAGCGCAGTGCTGCTCGGCTGA
- a CDS encoding selenium-binding family protein: MSWNSPYRRKTLIGAIAAVLAAGTVTYGGESAVAYADVQTFTDTKTAADGKTYWVKNHLVGGVAARAAGPRKKWLLVWAGDENIADTLVKDVKNLPGSIAGGLGKVVNALPGPDFLAVIDATEGSETYGKVVNTATVGPLVENEPHHMQYVWHKGDTVYAGALFAAATYAFDVSALPQLKLRGISLPTQTLGGSVPDAYWTLKDGTAYGTYMGGPVLPGPYAYANGQVAVGNGFAGSPGALIRFDRDGKVLSQTSAATPQGDNEKLCANLPRLGKPTCANPHGIQAREDLNTLVTSDYAEPRNIILDPVKQPSPYLRRPTVRTWDISDRDNPKLRAVSYLQDGPRADPADPLHAESRAVMETTVTNLPGHKGAFAQTMQGGAVHYTPDITAPEPKWVEVFDDGSANKAIHAGNDTNGGGSNGGWIQTSPDDKFLYRAITGRGKGALGPNDPGTTGGVYVLDIRKLLAAGPNFTCRVDTPAEARVGGAESDCPTVAGAVPINPGQPAAGPHWGAYDNFELGEDGFYRETTSPDRLAVSNYFVARSGLDGDHKVNVLKLSPDGKPTLDTEFKDEFSGQVGINFNRRKWPHGDFGNAKPHSELFVVADADVK; encoded by the coding sequence ATGTCCTGGAATTCGCCGTATAGGCGGAAAACCCTTATCGGGGCCATAGCGGCGGTACTCGCCGCGGGCACCGTCACCTACGGCGGCGAGTCCGCCGTCGCCTACGCCGACGTGCAGACCTTCACCGACACCAAGACCGCCGCCGACGGCAAGACCTACTGGGTCAAGAACCACCTGGTCGGCGGGGTCGCCGCCCGCGCCGCGGGGCCGCGCAAGAAGTGGCTGCTGGTGTGGGCGGGCGACGAGAACATCGCCGACACCCTGGTCAAGGACGTCAAGAACCTGCCCGGCTCGATCGCGGGTGGGCTCGGCAAGGTCGTCAACGCCCTGCCGGGCCCGGATTTCCTCGCGGTCATCGACGCCACCGAGGGCTCCGAGACCTACGGCAAGGTCGTCAACACCGCCACGGTCGGCCCGCTGGTGGAGAACGAGCCGCACCACATGCAGTACGTGTGGCACAAAGGCGACACCGTCTACGCGGGCGCGCTGTTCGCCGCGGCGACCTACGCCTTCGACGTCAGCGCGCTGCCGCAGCTCAAGCTCAGGGGCATCAGCCTGCCCACCCAGACACTCGGCGGCTCGGTGCCCGACGCGTACTGGACGCTCAAGGACGGCACCGCCTACGGCACCTACATGGGCGGCCCCGTGCTGCCCGGTCCGTACGCCTACGCCAACGGACAAGTGGCCGTGGGCAACGGTTTCGCCGGAAGTCCCGGTGCGCTGATCCGGTTCGACCGCGACGGCAAGGTGCTCTCGCAGACCTCGGCGGCGACCCCGCAGGGCGACAACGAGAAGCTGTGCGCCAACCTCCCGCGGCTGGGCAAGCCGACTTGCGCCAACCCGCACGGCATCCAGGCCCGCGAGGACCTGAACACGCTGGTGACCAGCGACTACGCCGAGCCGCGCAACATCATCCTCGACCCGGTGAAGCAGCCGTCACCGTATCTGCGCAGGCCGACCGTGCGGACCTGGGACATCTCCGACCGCGACAACCCGAAGCTCCGCGCGGTGTCGTACCTGCAGGACGGTCCGCGGGCCGATCCCGCGGACCCGCTGCACGCGGAGAGCCGCGCGGTCATGGAGACCACGGTGACCAACCTGCCCGGCCACAAGGGTGCCTTCGCCCAGACCATGCAGGGCGGAGCCGTGCACTACACGCCGGACATCACCGCGCCGGAGCCGAAGTGGGTGGAGGTGTTCGACGACGGCTCGGCCAACAAGGCGATCCACGCGGGCAACGACACCAACGGCGGCGGGTCCAACGGCGGCTGGATCCAGACCAGCCCGGACGACAAGTTCCTGTACCGGGCCATCACCGGCCGGGGCAAGGGCGCGCTCGGACCCAACGACCCGGGCACCACCGGCGGTGTCTACGTCCTCGACATCCGCAAGCTCCTGGCGGCGGGCCCGAACTTCACCTGCCGCGTGGACACCCCGGCCGAGGCCCGCGTCGGCGGCGCCGAGTCCGACTGCCCGACGGTGGCGGGCGCGGTGCCGATCAACCCCGGCCAGCCCGCGGCCGGTCCGCACTGGGGCGCGTACGACAACTTCGAGCTGGGTGAGGACGGCTTCTACCGCGAAACCACCTCTCCGGACCGGCTCGCGGTGTCGAACTACTTCGTCGCCCGCTCGGGTCTCGACGGCGACCACAAGGTCAACGTGCTCAAGCTGAGCCCGGACGGCAAACCCACGCTGGACACGGAGTTCAAGGACGAGTTCAGCGGCCAGGTCGGGATCAACTTCAACCGGCGCAAGTGGCCGCACGGCGACTTCGGCAACGCCAAGCCGCACTCGGAGCTGTTCGTCGTGGCCGACGCGGATGTGAAGTAG
- a CDS encoding sigma-70 family RNA polymerase sigma factor codes for MTVPQQREPEVTYEAADLDAQGPAADLVRVYLNGIGRTALLTAAQEVELAKRIEAGVFAQHMLDTAPQLSHGRRAELRALIADGHTAKNHLLEANLRLVVSLAKRYTGRGMPLLDLIQEGNLGLIRAVEKFDYTKGFKFSTYATWWIRQAITRGMADQGRTIRLPVHLVEQVNKLARIKRDLHQALGREATKDELAREAGLTPEKVRDLLDHARDPVSLDMPVGAEEDAPLGDFIEDGEATDAESAVISGLLQDDMRRVLATLDDREQSVIRLRYGLDDGQPRTLDQIGKRFGLSRERVRQIEREVMSKLRQGERAEKLRAYAS; via the coding sequence ATGACGGTCCCGCAGCAGCGCGAACCCGAGGTCACCTACGAAGCCGCCGACCTCGACGCCCAAGGGCCCGCGGCCGACCTGGTCCGCGTGTACCTCAACGGGATCGGACGCACGGCGCTTCTCACCGCGGCGCAGGAGGTGGAGCTGGCCAAGCGCATCGAGGCGGGGGTCTTCGCGCAGCACATGCTCGACACCGCGCCACAGCTCTCGCACGGCCGCCGCGCCGAGTTGCGCGCGCTGATCGCCGACGGGCACACCGCCAAGAACCACCTGCTGGAAGCGAACCTGCGGCTCGTCGTGTCGCTGGCCAAGCGCTACACCGGCCGCGGGATGCCGCTGCTCGACCTGATCCAGGAGGGCAACCTCGGCCTGATCCGCGCGGTCGAGAAGTTCGACTACACCAAGGGTTTCAAGTTCTCCACGTACGCGACGTGGTGGATCCGCCAGGCGATCACCCGCGGCATGGCCGACCAGGGACGCACAATCCGGCTCCCGGTCCACCTCGTGGAGCAGGTCAACAAGCTGGCCCGGATCAAGCGCGACCTGCACCAGGCGCTGGGCCGCGAGGCGACCAAGGACGAACTGGCCCGCGAAGCGGGACTGACCCCGGAGAAGGTCCGCGACCTGCTCGACCACGCGCGTGACCCGGTGAGCCTCGACATGCCGGTCGGCGCCGAGGAAGACGCCCCGCTGGGCGACTTCATCGAGGACGGCGAGGCGACCGACGCCGAGAGCGCGGTCATCTCCGGCCTGCTGCAGGACGACATGCGCCGCGTGCTCGCCACCCTCGACGACCGGGAGCAGTCGGTGATCCGGCTGCGCTACGGCCTCGACGACGGCCAGCCGCGCACCCTCGACCAGATCGGCAAGCGCTTCGGGCTCTCCCGCGAGCGTGTCCGCCAGATCGAGCGCGAGGTCATGTCGAAGCTGCGCCAGGGCGAGCGGGCCGAGAAGCTGCGGGCCTACGCCAGCTGA
- the dtd gene encoding D-aminoacyl-tRNA deacylase, translating into MRAVAARVTRASVVVEGETVGKIDQPGLLALVGVHVDDTPEQATTMARKLHELRILRDEESCASAGAPLLLVSQFTLYGETRKGRRPTWTAAARPEMAQPLFDAVVTELRKRGAHVETGVFGAMMAVESVNDGPFTVLVET; encoded by the coding sequence GTGAGGGCCGTGGCGGCCCGGGTCACGCGCGCGAGCGTGGTCGTCGAGGGCGAGACGGTGGGCAAGATCGATCAGCCAGGTCTGCTGGCGCTGGTGGGGGTCCACGTCGACGACACCCCCGAACAGGCCACGACGATGGCACGGAAACTGCACGAACTGCGCATCCTGCGAGACGAGGAGTCGTGCGCGTCCGCGGGCGCCCCACTACTTCTAGTGAGCCAATTCACACTCTACGGAGAGACGCGCAAAGGCAGGCGTCCGACGTGGACCGCCGCCGCACGACCGGAGATGGCCCAGCCACTCTTCGACGCTGTGGTGACCGAACTCCGCAAGCGTGGAGCACACGTCGAAACCGGCGTTTTCGGTGCCATGATGGCAGTTGAGAGCGTGAACGACGGCCCGTTCACCGTGCTCGTGGAAACCTGA
- a CDS encoding DUF7782 domain-containing protein, translating to MLPRLTDQFCDRLRDTLRTSGFDADGVVATLGDEAHAALGRFEPEPARRATRGGSPLDTLIRLFLVGDPAPRTKAEQALGDVDEAAAAGLVRVDGDDVRAALDLRPYGDDQGNWWVLADLGDDRLGKPVDTEHVLGIGHASLSLARATMRRKVGSVLDLGTGCGIQALHASRHADRVTATDLSERALALAEATFRLNGLSVETLRGPWFEPVAGRKFDQVVCNPPFVVGPPRVDFVYRDSGLGGDDASALVVRGMRDVLADGGVGQLLASWLHRRGEDWGDRVASWLPDEGLDAWFVQRDVAEPALYVGTWLRDTGVDPRSPEGSAKAAAWLDWFEANDVVGIGFGFVTMRATDSDTEVACEDLRHAYDDPLGPETGAWLDRVAWLRAHQDPKALLSARLVVPPTVVLEQVSEPGENGWSELVRRLHRTDGPGWQQETDELVTALLAGCRGQLPLGELLALLAAGNGLSADEVVNAALPVVAELIQHGMVLPVELA from the coding sequence GTGCTTCCGCGTCTGACCGACCAGTTCTGCGACCGCCTCCGGGACACCCTGCGGACCAGCGGGTTCGACGCCGACGGGGTGGTGGCGACCCTTGGCGACGAGGCGCACGCCGCCCTCGGCCGCTTCGAGCCCGAACCCGCCCGCCGGGCCACCCGCGGCGGCTCCCCGCTCGACACGCTGATCCGGCTGTTCCTGGTCGGCGACCCGGCACCGCGTACGAAGGCCGAGCAGGCGCTCGGCGACGTCGACGAGGCGGCCGCGGCGGGTCTGGTGCGGGTCGACGGCGACGACGTGCGGGCCGCCCTCGACCTGCGCCCCTACGGCGACGACCAGGGCAACTGGTGGGTGCTGGCCGACCTCGGCGACGACCGGCTCGGCAAGCCCGTCGACACCGAGCACGTCCTGGGCATCGGCCACGCCTCGCTGAGCCTGGCCCGCGCCACCATGCGCCGGAAAGTCGGCTCGGTGCTCGACCTGGGCACCGGCTGCGGCATCCAGGCCCTGCACGCGTCCCGCCACGCCGACCGGGTCACCGCCACCGACCTGTCGGAGCGGGCGCTGGCGTTGGCCGAGGCGACGTTCCGGCTCAACGGGTTGAGCGTGGAGACGCTGCGCGGACCGTGGTTCGAGCCGGTCGCTGGACGCAAGTTCGACCAGGTCGTGTGCAACCCGCCGTTCGTGGTCGGGCCGCCGCGCGTGGACTTCGTCTACCGCGATTCAGGCCTCGGCGGCGACGACGCCAGCGCGCTGGTGGTGCGCGGCATGCGTGACGTGCTGGCCGACGGCGGCGTGGGCCAGCTGCTCGCGTCGTGGCTGCACCGACGCGGCGAGGACTGGGGCGACCGGGTCGCGAGCTGGCTGCCCGACGAGGGCCTCGACGCCTGGTTCGTCCAGCGCGACGTCGCCGAGCCCGCGCTTTACGTGGGCACCTGGCTGCGCGACACCGGGGTCGACCCGCGCTCGCCGGAGGGGTCGGCGAAGGCGGCGGCATGGCTCGACTGGTTCGAGGCCAACGACGTGGTCGGCATCGGGTTCGGCTTCGTCACCATGCGGGCCACCGACAGCGACACCGAGGTGGCCTGCGAAGACCTGCGCCACGCCTACGACGACCCGCTGGGGCCCGAGACCGGCGCCTGGCTCGACCGCGTCGCGTGGCTGCGGGCCCACCAGGACCCGAAGGCGCTGCTGTCGGCACGGCTGGTCGTGCCGCCGACGGTCGTCCTGGAGCAGGTGTCCGAACCGGGCGAGAACGGCTGGTCGGAGCTGGTGCGCAGGCTGCACCGCACGGACGGCCCGGGCTGGCAGCAGGAGACCGACGAGCTCGTCACGGCCCTGCTGGCGGGCTGTCGTGGTCAGCTCCCGCTCGGTGAGCTGCTGGCGCTGCTGGCGGCGGGCAACGGCCTGTCCGCCGACGAGGTCGTCAACGCGGCGCTGCCGGTGGTCGCCGAGCTGATCCAGCACGGCATGGTGCTGCCGGTGGAGCTGGCGTGA
- a CDS encoding class I SAM-dependent methyltransferase, with protein MTVQGVEFLPDSRRDWQDSPAARRRHAVTEANLTRHLDGPQRVLDAAGGTGHDAVRLALRGHDVTVLDPAGAMLTAAMACADDHGVADRVHVVQAMAEDAPELFGPHDFDVVLCHNLLQFAEDRVGLLRALTAPLREGGLLSVVGPASGALFVCPASDVLDDLRAAGAEVLAHYGVDVQSGHPLSYFQIIARNV; from the coding sequence ATGACGGTTCAAGGCGTCGAATTCCTGCCGGATTCACGGCGGGACTGGCAGGACTCACCGGCGGCGCGCAGGCGCCACGCGGTGACCGAGGCCAACCTGACCCGCCACCTCGACGGCCCCCAGCGGGTGCTCGACGCGGCGGGCGGCACCGGGCACGACGCGGTGCGGCTCGCGCTGCGCGGCCACGACGTGACCGTCCTGGACCCGGCGGGCGCGATGCTGACCGCGGCGATGGCCTGCGCCGACGACCACGGGGTCGCCGACCGGGTGCACGTGGTGCAGGCGATGGCCGAGGACGCCCCGGAGCTGTTCGGCCCGCACGACTTCGACGTCGTGCTGTGCCACAACCTGCTCCAGTTCGCCGAGGACCGCGTCGGCCTGCTGCGCGCGCTCACCGCGCCGCTTCGCGAGGGCGGCCTGCTCTCGGTCGTCGGACCGGCGAGCGGGGCGCTGTTCGTCTGCCCGGCGAGCGACGTGCTCGACGACTTGCGCGCCGCGGGCGCGGAGGTCTTGGCGCACTACGGCGTGGACGTGCAGAGCGGGCATCCGCTGTCCTACTTCCAGATCATCGCCCGCAACGTTTGA
- a CDS encoding DUF3099 domain-containing protein: MRGAERDDTPVLITEAQPSYEEQFAARKRKYMIMMGLRIPCLLLAGMFHETWWLALGFVVLSIPLPWVAVLIANDRPPRRAEDVNRFQRDKGAIEPSQRHVIDG, translated from the coding sequence GTGAGAGGCGCCGAGCGGGACGACACCCCGGTTCTCATCACCGAGGCCCAGCCGTCGTACGAAGAGCAGTTCGCCGCGCGCAAGCGCAAATACATGATCATGATGGGCCTGCGCATCCCGTGTCTGCTGCTCGCGGGCATGTTCCACGAGACGTGGTGGCTGGCGCTCGGGTTCGTCGTGCTGTCGATCCCGCTGCCGTGGGTCGCGGTCCTCATCGCCAACGACCGGCCGCCGCGCCGGGCCGAGGACGTCAACCGGTTCCAGCGGGACAAGGGCGCCATCGAGCCGTCCCAGCGTCACGTGATCGACGGCTGA
- a CDS encoding carbohydrate kinase family protein — protein sequence MAVRPAVVVVGDAALDVVARHSGPIAHGDDTRARISLTMGGAGANTAAWLAHLGCDTTLVSNIGDDPAGAQVRATLTAAGVRCEFTVDPEAATGCVVVLVDDTGQRSMLPDRGANARLRTADLDLTGKRHLHLSGYVLLDASSRQAGLDALAAARAAGLTTSVDPQAAALIDDPSAFLDWVRGVDLLLPNRDELRKLTGAGDARDLLRAVGAVAVTDGPLGASWVSPDGVESVTAPPAPCVDSTGAGDAFDAGLITAWVSGASPRNALLAGVAAGSDAIGRVGAQPSIT from the coding sequence ATGGCGGTTCGACCGGCCGTGGTGGTCGTCGGCGACGCGGCGCTCGACGTGGTCGCCCGGCACTCGGGTCCGATCGCCCACGGCGACGACACCCGGGCCCGGATCTCGCTGACCATGGGCGGCGCCGGGGCGAACACCGCCGCCTGGCTCGCGCACCTGGGGTGCGACACCACGCTGGTGTCCAACATCGGCGACGACCCGGCCGGGGCTCAGGTGCGGGCCACGCTGACCGCGGCGGGGGTGCGCTGCGAGTTCACCGTCGACCCCGAAGCCGCCACCGGCTGCGTGGTGGTGCTGGTCGACGACACCGGCCAGCGCAGCATGCTGCCCGACCGGGGAGCCAACGCCCGGCTGCGGACCGCCGACCTCGACCTCACCGGCAAGCGCCACCTGCACCTGTCCGGCTACGTCCTGCTCGACGCGTCCTCACGGCAGGCAGGCCTCGACGCCCTGGCCGCCGCCCGAGCCGCGGGCCTGACGACCTCGGTGGATCCGCAGGCGGCCGCCCTCATCGACGACCCGTCAGCGTTCCTGGACTGGGTGCGCGGCGTCGACCTGCTCCTGCCCAACCGCGACGAACTGCGGAAGTTGACGGGCGCGGGCGACGCGCGCGATCTGCTGCGCGCGGTGGGCGCGGTCGCGGTGACCGACGGCCCGCTGGGCGCGTCCTGGGTGTCACCCGACGGAGTGGAATCGGTGACCGCTCCCCCGGCGCCGTGTGTCGACAGCACCGGCGCGGGCGACGCGTTCGACGCTGGGCTGATCACCGCATGGGTCAGTGGTGCCTCGCCGAGAAACGCGCTGCTGGCAGGCGTCGCGGCGGGCTCGGACGCGATCGGTCGGGTCGGTGCTCAGCCGTCGATCACGTGA
- a CDS encoding ABC transporter permease, translating into MLSASWALAGAGFRRYATYRQATVAGIFTNTVFGFLRCYVLLAVAAGTAAGVAGYTGAQLASYVWLGQGMLAVVNSWTMLDLADRVRSGDITADLLRPIDPLWTYLWTDVGRAGFAMLTRFSAPLVVGALAFELYVPARAVTYVLFAVSIVLAVVVGFACRYLLGLTAFWLLDIRGVTMFWVFLAGTGSGLYFPLTLLPDWLSTFLWIGTPFACLLQGPVDIAVERGGPEILALQLFWAVVLLWACRVVQARAVAKLVIQGG; encoded by the coding sequence ATGCTGTCTGCCTCCTGGGCGCTGGCGGGCGCCGGGTTCCGCCGTTATGCCACCTACCGGCAGGCGACCGTCGCGGGCATCTTCACCAACACGGTCTTCGGGTTCCTCCGCTGCTACGTGCTGCTTGCCGTCGCCGCCGGCACAGCTGCGGGGGTCGCCGGGTACACCGGCGCCCAACTGGCGAGCTACGTATGGCTTGGCCAGGGGATGCTCGCCGTGGTCAACAGTTGGACGATGCTCGACCTCGCCGACCGAGTTCGCTCCGGCGACATCACCGCCGACCTGCTGCGCCCAATCGATCCACTGTGGACATACCTGTGGACCGACGTCGGCCGGGCCGGATTCGCCATGCTGACCAGGTTCTCGGCACCACTGGTCGTCGGCGCACTCGCGTTCGAGCTCTATGTGCCCGCGCGTGCCGTCACCTATGTGCTGTTCGCCGTGTCGATCGTGCTCGCGGTGGTGGTCGGGTTCGCGTGTCGCTACCTCTTGGGGCTGACCGCGTTCTGGCTGCTCGACATTCGGGGCGTGACGATGTTCTGGGTGTTCCTCGCCGGGACCGGCAGCGGCCTGTACTTCCCGCTGACGCTGCTGCCGGACTGGCTCAGCACGTTCCTGTGGATCGGCACGCCCTTCGCGTGCCTGCTGCAGGGTCCGGTCGACATCGCGGTCGAGCGCGGCGGCCCGGAGATCCTCGCCCTGCAGCTGTTCTGGGCCGTCGTGCTGCTGTGGGCGTGCCGGGTCGTGCAGGCCAGGGCGGTCGCGAAGCTGGTGATCCAAGGTGGGTAG